One segment of Pseudophaeobacter arcticus DSM 23566 DNA contains the following:
- a CDS encoding gamma-glutamyltransferase family protein — MRDFQLPGRSPVFATNGMCATSHPLAVKVAIELLESGGNAADAAIAAAVLLGLCEPHMAGLGGDCFVLLKPAGQEKIVALNGSGRAPKAADAEAMRAKGLTAMPDWGIDTVTMPGAVDAFCRLSDDWGHLGLEASLRPSIRYAEEGVPVGPRSAFDWAMRTRKLAGAARQAYLFDGEPPRLGQVFRAPGQAELLRQVAANGRAGFYEGEVADDLITSLQAAGGVHTLDDLAAVSCDWSDPVSGTYSGIELCEHPPNGRGATAILLLNILSHFNIAALDPYGVERAHLEAEATKLAYDASNRFLADPDHTTRLAHMLAPQTAASLAELIDPRRAMAAAAPLTEHVHKDTVYVTVVDKDRMAVSLIYSIYSAFGSGLCSSKHGVLFQNRGAGFNLIAGHPNELGGGKRPAHTIIPGMIREAGKVSTSFGVMGGAYQPCGHARFVSNRVDFGMGVQEAIDGPRSFSGPDGMQIERGYDDAVRAELVARGHDLRVAEKPLGGAQAINITADGLLIGGSDPRKDGLALGY, encoded by the coding sequence ATGCGTGATTTTCAACTGCCCGGCAGATCGCCGGTCTTTGCCACCAATGGCATGTGTGCCACCTCTCACCCGCTGGCGGTGAAAGTCGCCATTGAACTGCTGGAAAGCGGCGGCAATGCCGCGGATGCTGCCATTGCGGCGGCCGTCCTGCTTGGGCTCTGCGAACCACATATGGCCGGGCTCGGCGGGGATTGCTTTGTCTTGCTGAAACCGGCAGGGCAGGAGAAGATTGTCGCATTGAACGGGTCGGGACGGGCGCCCAAGGCAGCGGATGCCGAGGCGATGCGGGCCAAGGGGCTGACCGCCATGCCCGACTGGGGAATTGACACCGTGACCATGCCGGGGGCGGTGGATGCCTTCTGCCGTCTTTCCGATGATTGGGGTCATCTTGGTCTGGAAGCTTCGCTCAGACCCTCCATCCGCTACGCCGAAGAAGGCGTGCCGGTCGGGCCGCGCTCGGCCTTTGATTGGGCAATGCGCACGCGCAAACTGGCGGGAGCCGCGCGACAGGCCTATCTGTTTGATGGTGAACCCCCACGGCTTGGCCAGGTGTTCCGCGCTCCCGGACAGGCCGAATTGTTGCGCCAGGTTGCCGCCAATGGGCGCGCCGGTTTTTACGAGGGAGAAGTTGCCGATGACCTGATCACCTCGCTACAGGCGGCGGGCGGGGTTCACACCCTGGACGATCTGGCTGCGGTCAGCTGTGACTGGAGCGATCCGGTCAGCGGTACCTATAGCGGCATCGAGCTGTGCGAACATCCGCCCAATGGACGGGGGGCCACTGCGATCCTGCTGCTCAACATCCTGTCGCATTTCAACATCGCCGCGCTGGATCCCTACGGCGTTGAGCGCGCCCATCTGGAGGCAGAGGCCACCAAGCTCGCCTATGATGCCTCAAACCGCTTTCTTGCTGACCCGGACCACACCACCAGGCTGGCCCATATGCTGGCCCCGCAGACTGCGGCCAGTCTGGCAGAGCTGATTGACCCGCGCCGGGCGATGGCAGCTGCGGCGCCGCTGACCGAACATGTCCACAAAGATACGGTCTATGTCACGGTCGTTGACAAGGATCGCATGGCGGTGTCGCTGATCTATTCGATCTACAGCGCCTTTGGCTCGGGCCTGTGCAGCAGCAAACATGGGGTGCTGTTCCAGAACCGCGGCGCGGGCTTCAACCTGATCGCGGGGCACCCCAATGAACTTGGCGGCGGCAAGCGTCCTGCCCATACCATAATCCCCGGCATGATCCGCGAGGCCGGAAAGGTCAGCACCAGCTTTGGCGTGATGGGTGGAGCCTATCAACCCTGCGGCCACGCGAGGTTTGTCAGCAATAGGGTCGATTTCGGCATGGGTGTACAGGAAGCCATCGACGGGCCCCGCAGCTTTTCCGGTCCTGACGGAATGCAGATTGAACGCGGCTATGACGATGCGGTGCGGGCCGAACTGGTGGCGCGGGGCCACGACCTGCGCGTCGCTGAAAAACCGCTGGGTGGTGCACAGGCCATCAATATAACGGCAGACGGGCTTTTGATCGGCGGATCTGACCCGCGCAAGGATGGTCTGGCTCTTGGGTATTGA
- a CDS encoding DUF5938 domain-containing protein: MFATRQIGAVECGAGDLPFIAAGRDKARIQAVVDKIPGIESADYEVVEVDHTVEALTELFKGAEVVSNMVGPFIKYGPEVVEACLAAGCHYTDTTGEQDWVLKCEQDWGRQVRRKGPVAGAQRGADVHHRRDRGEHLSGNTLQAYAAFSLLQQKPDRVGFASACQTFGHRQLLGQLQAFGLIMKPNLTIQD, encoded by the coding sequence TTGTTCGCCACCAGACAGATCGGCGCCGTTGAATGCGGTGCGGGTGATCTCCCCTTCATCGCTGCGGGGCGTGACAAGGCACGCATTCAGGCTGTTGTCGATAAAATCCCGGGAATTGAATCTGCCGATTATGAGGTGGTCGAAGTCGACCACACCGTCGAGGCTCTGACCGAGCTGTTCAAGGGCGCAGAGGTTGTGTCCAATATGGTCGGCCCCTTCATCAAATATGGCCCTGAGGTGGTGGAGGCTTGTTTGGCCGCAGGATGCCACTACACCGACACCACCGGAGAGCAGGACTGGGTTCTGAAATGCGAGCAGGACTGGGGGCGACAAGTTCGCAGAAAAGGGCCTGTTGCTGGTGCCCAACGTGGCGCAGATGTACACCACCGGCGAGATCGCGGCGAACATCTGTCTGGAAACACGTTGCAGGCCTATGCCGCGTTTTCGTTACTGCAACAAAAACCAGATCGGGTTGGCTTTGCCAGCGCCTGCCAAACCTTTGGCCACCGTCAGCTCCTGGGCCAGCTGCAAGCCTTTGGGCTGATCATGAAACCGAACCTGACCATTCAGGATTGA
- a CDS encoding ABC transporter permease, with translation MVTSKKVFAIKSQPGFGLIAATVFVMLYLPIIVLVIFAFNATSSMGVWGGFSLRWFEMAWQNEKIIAAAQTSVYVAAIAGLTATTMATMAAIAMTRTAPYRGMTFKFAILNQPLMVPEIVTAIALLIVFAQIRVWTGYSGPAYLIIAHSAFCIPFAYLPIRARLEGMDLTLETAASDLYAGPWQTFRHVTLPNMWPGILAGFMLAFVVSLDDVVITELVKSAGQETLPTYMLGQLRRDMTPEVNAAAASLLLLSVLLITVFYIISRKKK, from the coding sequence ATGGTCACTAGTAAAAAAGTCTTTGCCATCAAATCACAACCCGGCTTTGGCCTGATTGCCGCTACAGTCTTTGTGATGCTCTATCTGCCGATCATTGTGCTGGTGATCTTTGCATTCAATGCCACCTCTTCAATGGGAGTTTGGGGCGGCTTCTCGCTGCGCTGGTTCGAAATGGCTTGGCAGAACGAGAAGATCATCGCAGCAGCGCAGACATCGGTCTATGTCGCCGCCATTGCCGGGCTGACGGCAACCACAATGGCCACCATGGCGGCCATCGCGATGACGCGGACTGCTCCCTATCGCGGCATGACGTTCAAATTTGCAATTCTGAACCAGCCGCTAATGGTGCCCGAAATCGTGACGGCGATTGCCTTGCTGATCGTCTTTGCCCAGATCAGGGTTTGGACCGGCTATTCTGGTCCGGCCTATCTGATTATCGCCCACTCGGCGTTTTGTATCCCCTTCGCCTATCTGCCGATCCGGGCTCGCCTGGAGGGCATGGATCTGACCCTGGAAACAGCGGCCTCCGATCTTTACGCGGGCCCCTGGCAAACCTTTCGCCACGTCACCCTGCCAAACATGTGGCCGGGCATTTTGGCCGGTTTCATGCTGGCCTTCGTGGTGTCGCTCGATGACGTGGTGATCACAGAATTGGTCAAATCTGCCGGGCAAGAGACCCTGCCGACCTACATGCTGGGTCAGTTGCGACGCGACATGACCCCCGAGGTCAACGCCGCTGCCGCATCGCTGCTGCTGCTGTCAGTCCTGCTGATCACCGTTTTCTACATAATAAGTCGCAAGAAAAAATAG
- a CDS encoding AMP-binding protein, with amino-acid sequence MRLIDFLDKGASLGAKAPCLTMAGQSHSYGDVQAFSHRVSHALQQSGVAAGDKVAILSSNDPVAFSCVFGISRAAAVWCPINPRNELAVNADLLDGTDCKVLIFYSDYHEMVAAMQSKLPKITAWVCLDAELDFAQSLKAWLPTGEIAAVHVDPIDDIALLPGTGGTTGKPKSVMLTGRNMEVMSAMTLMGYPFSQRPVYLAVAPLTHAAGVLCFPVMAMGCEIVIMKTPDMDTFLDLIEIHKVTLTFLPPTVIYMLLDNPRLDYSDLSSVECFWYGAAPISPVRSRDALERFTQIESRQGHQVRSPGTTTRAGKCGRPSTWMMSRPRPAVMPSHTQSPCFAKTSDRWRGHRLAAQSSPVLSRCTRPLEFS; translated from the coding sequence ATGCGTTTGATTGATTTTCTAGACAAAGGGGCAAGTCTGGGCGCCAAGGCTCCCTGTCTGACGATGGCCGGACAAAGCCACAGCTATGGCGATGTCCAGGCCTTCAGCCATCGTGTTTCACATGCCTTGCAGCAGTCCGGCGTTGCTGCGGGAGACAAGGTGGCGATCCTGTCCTCGAACGATCCGGTCGCATTCTCTTGTGTCTTTGGCATATCAAGAGCCGCCGCCGTGTGGTGCCCCATCAACCCGCGCAATGAACTTGCCGTGAACGCGGATCTTCTGGACGGGACGGACTGCAAGGTTCTGATCTTTTACAGCGATTATCACGAGATGGTCGCGGCGATGCAGAGCAAGCTACCAAAAATAACAGCCTGGGTCTGTCTTGATGCCGAATTGGATTTTGCCCAATCCCTCAAGGCTTGGCTTCCGACGGGTGAGATCGCAGCTGTCCATGTAGACCCAATTGACGATATTGCACTGCTGCCAGGCACAGGCGGAACAACCGGGAAACCCAAAAGCGTCATGCTGACGGGTCGAAATATGGAAGTCATGAGCGCCATGACCCTCATGGGTTATCCATTTTCGCAACGCCCGGTGTATTTGGCCGTCGCACCGCTGACCCACGCGGCGGGGGTGCTTTGCTTTCCTGTGATGGCAATGGGCTGCGAGATCGTGATCATGAAAACGCCCGACATGGATACATTCCTTGATCTGATTGAGATCCACAAGGTCACGCTTACATTCCTGCCACCAACCGTCATTTACATGCTGCTGGACAATCCACGCCTGGATTACAGCGATCTGAGTTCGGTGGAATGTTTCTGGTACGGTGCGGCACCCATTTCGCCGGTTCGCTCGCGCGACGCATTGGAACGATTTACCCAGATCGAGAGTCGGCAAGGTCATCAAGTCAGAAGTCCGGGAACGACTACGCGCGCAGGAAAATGCGGAAGGCCTTCAACATGGATGATGTCACGGCCAAGGCCAGCCGTCATGCCATCACACACCCAATCGCCATGTTTCGCAAAGACGTCAGATCGATGGCGCGGGCATCGGCTTGCAGCACAGTCTTCGCCTGTGTTGTCACGCTGTACCAGGCCACTTGAGTTTTCTTAG
- a CDS encoding amidohydrolase has product MHAELIIKGASVVTMNPDQPRAQAVAVAEGKILAVGSDADIVEMIGPATRVVDAKGATLSPGFVEAHMHVFGGGASLGHLQLTGMKGAAMIRAAVQAHALAQPDAKVLYAQGADYDMLDGAAFDRHLLDSMVADRPLAIVTFDHHTMWVNTKALEVTGLLQGKTLGPGNEIVMGADGLATGELREVEAFGPIDVYAGEDRNSLGLSTGGEPNPAPSDEDRKADRETIKRGLDWCARHGITSIHNMDGNLYTLDLLKEIEAEGDLSCRIKVPFHFKNFMSIDMLEKASMMHETYTGDWINSGMVKVFCDGVSETYTAFMVDDYADRPEFKGDPLFSQAQFNELAIEADRRGLQIAVHSIGDGAVRRVLDGYEAARTANGPRDSRHRVEHIEVIHSDDLPRLAELGAIASMQPPHVPGLLDFPEEPARGRFGPERWHLSFAWRSVKNSGAHVVFASDWPVARVDVLAGIQAAVTRTPWEPDLPDQSFTVLEALSAYTLEGAYAEHAEDRKGQLKPGYLADLVLLSADIETIAPQEIGTVSPVLTICGGRVTYET; this is encoded by the coding sequence ATGCATGCTGAACTGATCATCAAAGGCGCCAGTGTGGTGACCATGAATCCGGACCAACCGCGGGCTCAGGCCGTTGCCGTTGCAGAGGGTAAAATCCTGGCCGTCGGATCCGATGCCGACATCGTAGAAATGATAGGCCCGGCGACTCGGGTCGTCGATGCTAAGGGCGCCACGCTGAGCCCCGGCTTTGTCGAAGCGCATATGCATGTCTTTGGCGGCGGCGCGTCGCTGGGGCACCTGCAACTAACTGGAATGAAAGGCGCCGCGATGATCCGCGCCGCCGTTCAGGCCCATGCCCTCGCCCAGCCCGACGCTAAGGTGCTTTATGCGCAGGGGGCTGATTACGACATGCTGGATGGCGCCGCGTTCGACCGCCATTTGCTCGACAGCATGGTCGCAGACCGGCCCTTGGCGATTGTCACCTTTGACCATCATACCATGTGGGTGAACACCAAAGCGCTGGAAGTGACCGGCCTCTTGCAGGGGAAGACCCTGGGCCCTGGCAATGAAATTGTAATGGGCGCCGACGGGTTGGCCACCGGCGAACTGCGCGAGGTCGAGGCCTTTGGCCCGATTGATGTCTATGCTGGCGAAGATCGCAACAGCCTCGGCCTGTCCACCGGTGGTGAGCCAAATCCCGCCCCCAGTGACGAAGATCGCAAAGCGGACCGCGAGACGATCAAGCGCGGCCTGGACTGGTGCGCCCGTCACGGCATCACCTCGATCCACAATATGGACGGCAATCTCTACACGCTCGATTTGCTTAAAGAAATCGAAGCCGAAGGCGATCTGTCTTGCCGCATCAAAGTCCCGTTCCATTTCAAGAACTTCATGTCCATCGACATGCTGGAAAAAGCCAGCATGATGCATGAGACATATACTGGCGACTGGATCAATTCCGGTATGGTCAAAGTTTTCTGCGACGGGGTTAGCGAAACCTATACGGCCTTTATGGTCGATGACTATGCCGACAGGCCCGAATTTAAGGGTGACCCCCTGTTCAGCCAAGCGCAGTTCAACGAGCTGGCGATAGAAGCGGATCGCCGCGGTTTGCAGATTGCGGTCCATTCCATTGGCGACGGGGCAGTGCGCCGGGTGCTGGATGGCTACGAAGCAGCCCGGACGGCAAATGGCCCCCGCGATTCCCGACACCGGGTCGAGCATATCGAGGTGATCCATAGCGATGATCTCCCCCGCCTGGCGGAGCTTGGCGCGATTGCTTCGATGCAGCCGCCACATGTGCCGGGCCTGCTCGATTTTCCAGAAGAGCCCGCCAGAGGCCGGTTTGGCCCCGAACGCTGGCATCTGTCCTTTGCCTGGCGCAGCGTAAAAAACAGCGGCGCACATGTGGTCTTTGCCTCGGACTGGCCGGTCGCGCGCGTTGATGTACTGGCAGGCATCCAGGCTGCCGTGACCCGCACCCCCTGGGAGCCGGATCTGCCCGATCAGAGCTTTACTGTGCTGGAGGCACTTTCTGCCTACACGCTGGAGGGGGCCTATGCCGAACATGCCGAAGACCGGAAAGGTCAGCTAAAGCCCGGCTACCTGGCAGATCTGGTGCTGCTGTCCGCCGATATCGAGACCATCGCGCCGCAGGAAATTGGCACTGTCAGCCCGGTGCTGACCATCTGCGGAGGCCGTGTCACCTATGAAACATGA
- a CDS encoding extracellular solute-binding protein gives MTFKMIASVSTLTLMATMAQADGDLALYNWGNYTSPELLEKFEAETGVHVTVTDYDSNDTALAKVRAGGSGFDIVVPSANFMPIWISEGLLLESRPDQMENFSNMDPRWVDVPWDEGRHYSVPWQWGTIGPVVATKYYSGDVNTNAIWLDPPEELKGKINVAPEMNDVMYAAIRYTGGEWCTDDLAFLKTVRDQLVDAKQHWLSMDYGIEKMDSRDTLAQFYYNGASFRAREINPDIQYGFAKEGYSIFMDSAAILADAPHPEAAKQFLNFIMAPENAALISNFATYSNGIKGSEAFMRPELKEAPELNIPEEFQAAGGWQTTCAPEVNSIYTKIWTDLLK, from the coding sequence ATGACCTTCAAAATGATAGCGAGCGTGTCTACCCTGACACTTATGGCCACAATGGCCCAGGCCGATGGCGATCTGGCCCTGTACAACTGGGGTAACTACACAAGCCCGGAACTTCTGGAAAAATTCGAAGCCGAGACCGGCGTCCATGTGACTGTGACCGACTACGATTCCAACGACACCGCGCTGGCCAAGGTGCGTGCTGGCGGGTCGGGCTTTGACATTGTGGTTCCATCGGCCAACTTCATGCCGATCTGGATTTCAGAGGGGCTGCTGCTGGAATCCCGGCCTGATCAAATGGAAAACTTCTCCAACATGGATCCCCGCTGGGTTGATGTGCCCTGGGATGAAGGACGTCACTATTCGGTGCCGTGGCAATGGGGTACAATCGGCCCGGTGGTTGCGACCAAGTACTACTCGGGTGATGTCAACACCAATGCGATCTGGCTCGACCCGCCAGAGGAGCTGAAAGGCAAGATCAACGTCGCGCCTGAAATGAACGATGTGATGTATGCCGCAATCCGCTATACGGGCGGCGAATGGTGCACCGATGATTTGGCCTTCCTGAAAACCGTCCGCGACCAGCTGGTGGATGCCAAGCAACACTGGTTGTCGATGGATTACGGCATCGAAAAGATGGACAGCCGCGATACGCTGGCGCAATTCTATTACAACGGCGCCTCTTTCCGGGCGCGCGAAATCAACCCCGATATCCAGTATGGTTTTGCCAAGGAAGGCTACAGCATCTTTATGGATAGCGCTGCGATCCTTGCTGACGCGCCCCATCCCGAAGCAGCCAAGCAGTTCCTGAACTTCATCATGGCACCGGAAAATGCCGCGCTGATCTCGAACTTTGCGACCTATTCCAATGGCATCAAAGGCTCCGAAGCCTTCATGCGGCCGGAACTGAAGGAAGCGCCTGAGCTGAATATCCCGGAAGAATTCCAGGCAGCGGGCGGATGGCAGACAACCTGCGCGCCAGAGGTCAACAGTATTTATACCAAAATCTGGACCGACCTGCTGAAGTAA
- a CDS encoding GntR family transcriptional regulator, whose protein sequence is MSSIEPGSLRQSTYESIRALIVTGHLSPGERVTEMELVNQLGVSRTPVREALNRLQRDGLVVERPRSGFAVVRFDETMLGEAFDLRAELDAYATRLAVARITAEEVQMLRQLLSDCDALAQTDHSPRGRMSEMEMGIDFHRAIARFSGNGLLADAIDLLLIKCQVFVWMELTQLDEWKTAREDHWAIFDAIAAGDVDQACQQSRRHIEQSRDGILRVLRLRSDLRDSYLKHE, encoded by the coding sequence ATGAGCAGCATTGAGCCAGGAAGTTTGCGACAATCGACCTATGAGTCCATCCGGGCTCTGATCGTGACCGGCCACCTGTCACCAGGTGAGCGGGTGACCGAGATGGAACTTGTCAATCAACTGGGGGTTAGTCGCACCCCGGTCCGTGAGGCGCTGAACCGGCTTCAGCGTGACGGGCTGGTGGTCGAACGGCCGCGCTCGGGTTTCGCGGTGGTGCGGTTCGATGAAACGATGCTGGGCGAGGCTTTTGACCTTCGTGCCGAACTTGACGCCTATGCCACGCGGTTGGCGGTCGCGCGGATCACCGCCGAAGAAGTGCAAATGTTGCGGCAGTTGCTCAGCGATTGCGACGCGCTGGCCCAAACCGATCATAGTCCACGCGGGCGTATGTCCGAGATGGAGATGGGCATCGACTTCCACCGCGCCATCGCCCGCTTCAGCGGCAATGGCCTGCTGGCGGATGCGATCGATCTGTTGTTGATCAAGTGTCAGGTTTTTGTCTGGATGGAGCTGACCCAGCTTGACGAGTGGAAAACCGCACGAGAGGACCACTGGGCCATCTTTGATGCCATCGCCGCAGGTGACGTCGACCAGGCGTGCCAGCAAAGCCGCCGCCATATCGAACAGTCGCGGGATGGGATCCTGAGAGTGTTGCGGCTCCGGAGCGATCTGCGCGATTCCTATCTCAAACACGAATAA
- a CDS encoding ABC transporter ATP-binding protein — protein MIAELQTPQDQSRQFAVDVRGLQKQFGVGSAAVTALANIDVAIAENEFFTLLGPSGCGKTTLLRLIAGFDFPTDGQILLHGDDIALLPPFKRPINTVFQNYALFAHMTVAQNIGFGLKMLGTPKAEIADRVAEMLRLVQMENLKDRQTSQLSGGQQQRVALARALAPRPKVLLLDEPLSALDYKLRKDMQIELKRLQSQTGITFVFVTHDQEEALTMSDRIAVMSKGAILQVGTPNEIYNQPATRFVADFIGESNFLPAVVDAVAENTAQVTLAAGAGLQASVTAPPMVGSGVTVVVRPEHATLHEIPEPGDIAVTVTNAVFFGTDTHYHTELADGSPFVVREQNAVGATTRFVAGQKVGLSVTQGAARILRD, from the coding sequence ATGATCGCCGAACTCCAGACACCCCAGGACCAGTCCCGGCAATTCGCAGTTGATGTGCGCGGCCTGCAAAAGCAGTTCGGGGTGGGAAGCGCCGCCGTCACGGCCCTGGCCAATATTGATGTGGCGATTGCCGAGAACGAGTTCTTTACCCTGCTTGGCCCGTCGGGCTGCGGCAAGACCACGCTGCTACGGCTGATCGCGGGGTTCGACTTTCCCACCGATGGTCAGATTTTGCTGCACGGCGACGATATCGCTCTGCTGCCGCCCTTCAAGCGGCCAATCAACACGGTGTTCCAGAACTACGCGCTGTTTGCACATATGACCGTCGCCCAGAACATTGGCTTTGGCCTGAAAATGCTGGGGACACCCAAGGCCGAAATCGCCGACCGGGTGGCCGAAATGCTGCGCCTGGTGCAAATGGAGAACCTCAAGGACCGCCAGACCTCACAGCTTTCGGGCGGGCAACAGCAGCGCGTCGCCCTGGCGCGCGCCCTGGCCCCGCGTCCAAAGGTCTTGCTGCTGGACGAACCTTTGTCGGCGCTCGACTATAAGCTGCGCAAGGACATGCAGATCGAACTGAAACGCCTGCAGTCCCAGACCGGCATCACCTTTGTCTTTGTGACCCATGATCAGGAAGAAGCCCTGACCATGTCGGATCGCATCGCGGTGATGAGCAAAGGTGCCATCTTGCAGGTCGGCACACCGAATGAAATCTACAATCAGCCGGCGACCCGCTTTGTCGCCGATTTCATTGGCGAATCCAACTTCCTGCCTGCGGTGGTCGATGCGGTGGCGGAGAACACCGCCCAGGTCACCCTGGCGGCTGGTGCCGGATTGCAGGCCAGCGTGACTGCCCCGCCCATGGTCGGGTCCGGTGTCACCGTGGTCGTGCGTCCCGAACACGCCACCCTGCACGAGATTCCGGAACCCGGCGACATCGCCGTCACGGTCACCAATGCGGTGTTTTTTGGCACCGACACCCACTATCACACCGAGTTGGCCGATGGCTCTCCCTTTGTGGTGCGCGAACAGAATGCAGTTGGGGCGACGACGCGCTTTGTGGCAGGTCAAAAGGTCGGCCTGTCAGTTACCCAGGGCGCCGCCCGCATTTTGAGGGATTGA
- a CDS encoding ABC transporter permease, whose amino-acid sequence MTNASENAAIIRAASVRRRWLLSAPALITIFCASVGPLLVVLLYSFMVKGDFGDVKLWQFSLEGWTNVLVERDIFDGNLVLADANIQIFWRSIRLALMTTILALAVGFPTAYFIATRPPKSRDLWLLLITIPFWTNLLVRTFAILGFLSNQGFINNTLIWAGVIDEPIQMLFTTGAVLLGLVYVYLPLMVLPIYASLEKFDFCFVEAGYDLYASRLQVLRHVVIPSSKAGIIAGSILVFIPAIGAYVTPRVLGGGKNMMMGNLIELQFGQGRNWPLGAALSITLLLIVTVALVFYIRNASRGGSHGH is encoded by the coding sequence ATGACGAATGCCTCTGAAAACGCTGCGATAATTCGGGCCGCCAGTGTTCGGCGACGCTGGCTGTTGTCGGCACCCGCGCTGATCACGATTTTCTGCGCATCGGTTGGCCCACTGTTGGTCGTACTGCTCTACTCCTTCATGGTGAAAGGCGATTTCGGCGACGTCAAACTCTGGCAGTTCTCGCTGGAGGGGTGGACCAACGTTCTGGTCGAGCGCGACATTTTTGACGGCAATCTGGTCCTCGCCGATGCCAATATCCAGATTTTCTGGCGCTCGATCCGATTGGCGCTGATGACGACGATCCTGGCCTTGGCAGTTGGTTTTCCGACCGCCTACTTCATTGCCACTCGTCCGCCAAAATCACGCGATCTGTGGCTGTTGCTGATCACCATTCCGTTCTGGACCAACCTTCTGGTGCGCACCTTTGCCATCCTTGGTTTTCTCAGCAATCAGGGGTTCATCAACAACACGCTGATCTGGGCCGGGGTAATCGATGAGCCGATCCAGATGCTGTTCACAACCGGCGCGGTTCTGCTGGGGTTGGTCTATGTCTACCTGCCGCTGATGGTACTGCCGATCTATGCCAGTCTTGAAAAGTTCGACTTCTGCTTTGTCGAAGCGGGCTATGACCTCTACGCCAGTCGGTTGCAGGTCTTGCGCCATGTCGTCATTCCGTCCTCCAAGGCCGGGATCATCGCCGGCAGCATCCTCGTCTTCATCCCCGCGATCGGTGCCTATGTAACGCCGCGGGTTCTGGGCGGTGGCAAGAACATGATGATGGGCAATCTAATTGAACTTCAGTTCGGACAGGGTCGAAACTGGCCCCTCGGGGCGGCGCTGTCGATCACGCTATTGCTGATCGTCACCGTGGCACTGGTTTTCTACATTCGGAACGCGTCGCGCGGAGGCTCCCATGGTCACTAG